The sequence AAAACCTGGAACAGACTCGAGCTTATCTATTGTCCCTCCTGTATGGCCCAAACCCCTTCCACTCATTTTGGCAACTGGAACGCCAACAGAAGCAACCAATGGGGCTAATATGAGGGTTGTCGTATCTCCAACTCCTCCAGTTGAATGTTTATCTACCTTTATACCTTCGATTTCAGATAAATCAATAGTGTCACCACTATTTACAATGGCCATCGTTAAATGGACTCGTTCTTCTTCATTCATGTCTTGAAAGAAGATTGCCATGCATAAAGCACTGGCCTGGTAATCAGGGATATCTCCATTTGTGTAATGCTCAATAAAATAATCAATTTCTTCTTTACTTAAATGATGTCCATCTCTTTTTTTGGCAATGATATCATACATTCTCATGGGCCAATGTCCTCCCCTTGTGTTTTATTGTGGAAATGAAGCAACAATTTCTTTGACAAAAGAAAGAAAATCTTTTTTTACTTTCTGAGTCGTATCGATAACTTCATCATGCGTTAAGGGTTGGTCTAAAATTCCTGCAGCCATATTGGATATACATGAAATACCTAACACGGACATGCCTGCATGATTCGCTACAATTACCTCTGGAACAGTAGACATCCCAACGGCATCTCCACCTAATATACGTAACATTTTAATTTCAGCTCCTGTTTCATAAACTGGACCCGTATTACCTACATAAACGCCTTTCTGCACCTTTAACGATAAGTCTTGAGCTACTTTTTCTGCATGTTGTATTAGATTTCGATTATACGCTTGGGACATATCAGGGAAACGGGGACCCATCGCACGATCATTCTTGCCAATTAAAGGGTTTGTACCCATCATGTTTATATGGTCGGTAATTATCATTAGGTCCCCTGGCTGAAAGCTCTCATTAATTCCTCCAGCGGCATTCGTTACAAGCAAATGGTTAATCCCAAGTTCTTTCATTACTCGTACTGGAAAAGTCACTTGTTGCATGGAATAACCTTCATAAAAATGAAATCTTCCCTGCATAGCCATAACTGTTTTGCCTTCAAGAATACCAACAACTAACTGCCCTTTATGCCCTTCAACCGTAGATTTTGGAAAGTTAGGAATTTCATCATAGGATATAGTCACAGCATCATCGATTTCATCAGCAAGAACCCCTAATCCAGATCCTAAAATAAGGCCAATTACAGGATTCTTTCCATTGATCTTTTGAGCAATAAAATGCGATGCCTCTGATTGATTATTTTTGTCCACCTTGACTCCCCCTCATTAAATTTCTGATAAGAAACTGGCTCCATGCTTTGGA is a genomic window of Bacillaceae bacterium S4-13-56 containing:
- a CDS encoding purine-nucleoside phosphorylase; protein product: MDKNNQSEASHFIAQKINGKNPVIGLILGSGLGVLADEIDDAVTISYDEIPNFPKSTVEGHKGQLVVGILEGKTVMAMQGRFHFYEGYSMQQVTFPVRVMKELGINHLLVTNAAGGINESFQPGDLMIITDHINMMGTNPLIGKNDRAMGPRFPDMSQAYNRNLIQHAEKVAQDLSLKVQKGVYVGNTGPVYETGAEIKMLRILGGDAVGMSTVPEVIVANHAGMSVLGISCISNMAAGILDQPLTHDEVIDTTQKVKKDFLSFVKEIVASFPQ